A region of the [Limnothrix rosea] IAM M-220 genome:
TGCCGACTATGCCGCGGCAAAATATGACGCAGCCGCCCAAACCTGGACAGAGGTCATCAACCAATCCACATCCGATCCGCCACTCCTAGCACAGGCCTATGCAGGCTTAGCCTTAACCCTTTATCAAAATGCCCAAACCCAGTCTGGGGAAGCCCAGCAAAATTTAGAGGGTAAAGCGGTGAAACTACGAGATAGCGCCTATAGTACGGACCCCGAAGGTGTGAGTATCGAAGCCCTCAGTCAAAACTGGCTCTGGTCAGAAACGGCGATCGCCACCTGGCAGGATTTAGGAAAACTCGACTAATTGTTTAGTGCCGAGATCAAAGCCAAAAAAAGTCACGTACTGAAATAACCACGAATTACCTTGACCCCGATACAATTGAGGTCATCTTATCCATCCCTTGCGGATCTAGAAACAGAGATTGACCTTTAACAATCCTGATTTTGTCCAGCGATTCAGGGAAACAACAGCAGCATCTATTTCTTTCACATTGAGTAATTTCCTGTGTGGCAACGCCTTAAAGAATTTAGTTGGAATTGGCGCGGTGTTCTCGTAACAACGCCAACCATTGCCACATTAGTTTGGTTACTGCGCCTGAGTGGTTTCCTCGAATTTGTTGAGCTAGCAGCCTACGATCAGTTTGTGCGCTGGCAGCCTCCCGAACCTCCCGATGAGCGTATCGTCATTGTCGGTATTGAAGCCGGTAACACCACCCAATCCGACGCAGTTTTTGCCGAATTATTAGCAAAGTTGCAGACGATGGAACCGCGCCTCATTGGTCTAGATATTTATCGTGATGTGCCTGTGGATCCGGGTCACGACGACCTTGTGGCAATTTTTCAGAAATATGACAATATCTATGGCATTGAAAAAATGGTCGGCGAAACCCCTGCCGAAACTGTGCCGCCCCCCGAAGCCCTTGCTGAGAAAAATCAAATTGGGTTTAATGATTTAGTCACCGATTCTGATGCCCGCATCCGGCGTTCTCTTCTCGCCATTGATGATGATACGGGACAAGACCATTATGCCCTCAGTCTCCTGTTGGCCGGTCTATATTTAGAGCAGGACGGGGTGTCCATCGGTGCGGCGGCAGGGACAGGTTGGTATCAGTTTGGCGATGTTATTTTAGAGCCTTTATACCCCAATAGTGGTGCCTATATCGGTATTGATAATGGTGGCTATCAGATTTTAATTAATTACCGTGGTGCAACTAATGCGTTTGACCAGGTTTCCATGGCGGATGTGTTGTCTGATAAAGTTGACCCCCATTTATTCAGCGATCGCATCGTTCTCATTGGTGATGTCACGGAGGTGAACAAAGATCTATTTCCTGTACCCTACACGCTGTCTGCTAAGGAGCGCATGCCGGGGGTGGAAATTCATGCCCATATGACGAGCCAAATTTTAAGTGCGGTGTTGGATGGTCGCCCATTGATGCGCAGTTGGTCTGAGTGGCAAGAAAATCTCTGGATTTTATTTTGGACTGGGGTCGGAGCCTCGCTGGCATGGGGTCTGCGGAATACGGGACAGGGTAAGGCTTGGTCATGGGAACGGCTCGTGGGTTTGGGGATAATGGTTGTTATTTTGGTGGGCAGTACCTATGGCGCAATTGTGTCGGGTTTGTGGCTCCCTGTGATTGCGCCGGGTCTTGGTTTGTCTCTATCGGCGATCGCCATTACGGCCTATATTGCGCGCTCTGCGGGGGAAATTCGCAATACTTTTGGGCGTTATCTCAGTAATGAAATTGTTGCCACACTGCTTGAAAGTCCAGAGGGTTTAAGGCTGGGGGGCGAGCGCAGAACGATTACTATTCTCACGTCGGATCTACGGGGTTTTACGGGAATTTCCGAGCGTCTCGATCCGGAAGAAGTGGTGAAACTGCTCAATTTATATTTGAGTGATATGGCCGATGTGATCACAGATTATCTGGGCACAATCGATGAGTTTATGGGGGACGGTATTTTAGTTCTCTTTGGTGCGCCGTTACCCCGTCCCGACGATCCTGAACGGGCGATCGCCTGTGCCATTGCCATGCAACTAGCCTTAGGTTCGGTGAATGAAAAAATTGCAGCCTTTGGTTTAGCGCCCTTTGAAATGGGTATCGGGGTCAATACGGGGGAAGTGGTCGTTGGCAATATCGGCTCAGAAAAGCGGGCGAAATATGGCGTTGTCGGCAGCCAAGTGAATCTCACCTATCGCATCGAATCCTATACAACGGGAGGACAAATTTTAATTTCTGAGCATACCTATGAATTGTTGAAAGATGTCCTTGAAATCCGTGGTACGCAGCAAGTTTCTCCCAAGGGCGTAAAGACAGCCATTACGATCTATGAGGTAGCCGGAATTCGGGGTAAATATAATCTACGGTTGCCGGAAATTATTGAAGAGTTTTACGAGCTACCAGAGGCGATCGCCGTCGAATTTTCGGTGCTGAAGGGCAAAGATATTGTCGAAACTAGACAAACAGCCCACATCACTCGCTTAGCAAAACGAGAAGCAGTATTGCAGTTAGCAAGCGACCATGGGTCAGCCAGACCCGAAATTTTGTGGAATTTAAAGTTGAACTTTTTACAGCCAGAGACTGAAGAATTGGGTGATGATTTCTACGCCAAAGTCGTGGAAAATTCTGACTTGGCTGCGCCCTATTTTCAGATTCGCTTTACGATGCGTCCGCCCCTGATTCACGCTAAATTTTCGCGGATTTATCAAGCGGCTCAGAAGTCGGCAGAAATGGCAACTACATCACAGTAGAGACGAGGTTAGTCGGGAAATGACACGGGGAGAAGGGGGCAGGGTGACGCGGTGAATGGGTGAGAAGTGGGAGGAATGAACTGTGCAATTTCAATTGTTAGATTTGGATGTTTTTTGCTCAGTTTTTATTTTTTTATCGCCATGTCCCTCAATCTCCGTGTCACTCAATCTCCGTGTCCCTTACTCTCCGTGTCCCTCTTTAACGGACAAAAAGTGAAAATATCCCAATCTATTCCTCGGCTAGGCGATCGCCTCTAGAGCTGCCTGCATCGCTTGGCGTTGTTCCGTGTCATAGCCCCATTTTTGGTGGAAGGTAGCGTACTTGCCTTTTTCTGTTTGGATGGCTGTAATAAGTGCCTGCCTCTCTTGCTCAAAGGGATTGTCGTCTGTGCCGTCGAGTAATGTATTTAATAAGTTAATGGAGCGCCGCTGGACTTGTTCGGAACCCGCCTGTTGTTCAAGATTATTATTCCGTCCGTGGGCGATCGCCATTGCCGTGGACATGGCTAAATTTTTCACGACAATTTCACTAATCTCTGATGCTGTGGCGCGAAACGCCTCAAAAAAAGTATCGGGAACCTGATCAGCAAGGGGGCTATTGCCTGTGAGATAGGCCACAAAAAAACCCCGCACACCATTACGGCTCGTCAGCAGACTTTGCAGATCTGCCAAGATGCGTTTCTCTGGCAAGGTTTGTGCTTCCACCTGTTGCAACCATTGTTGGGTAAAGGTGATGGCCTCTTGAAAGGATAATTGCTGAAGGTCTGGTGATGTATTCGTCGTCATAATCAAATAAAAAAGATGAGTGCTAAATAAATTGTAAGTTTTAAAATTTGAGAGGTTTAGCTTGCGCCAAGACGTAAACGGTTACCGTCAGGATCAGTGAGGTGGACTTCTCTCCCCCAAGGTTGCTCGATGATTGCCACCCCAAATTCGGTGGCGATCGCCTCAAGATTTTCGACATAGCCATAAACGAGGGTATTGGGTCGAGCATCTCCCTGATGTTCTGACAAATGCAGTCCAATCGCGCCACACCGCAAAAACATATAAAGCGGAAAACCCGGCTCAAACTGATGTTCCCCTTCTACGACAAATCCTAAACGGGCATACCACTTTGCCGATTCGCGGGCATTGGAAACCAAAAAGATGGGGATGAGGGTTTTCACCATGCCTTAATAGCTCCACAACTGATTGTTTACAGAGGACTAACAGCTTAATTAACAGCGGTGCTCAGCTCCTGCAATTTTTGACTTGCTGTTTGAATCGCTGCGATACTGCCGGGATTAACCAAGCCGTAGTAATCGAAAGTATAAACACGGTCATTTTTTACCGCATCTAGCTCACTCCAAAAAGGCGCAGATTTTAGCTGTTCGAGGGAATCATCGCCCACATCAACGAGCAATAGCATTTCAGGATTTGCCTCAAGGATTTTTTCCGGGGACAACGTGATATAACCCTGCTGAGGACTGTTACCTTGCAACTCAGCAACGAGATTATTCACCGCAAACTGTTGCAGTAGATCACCCGCCCAACTATCGCGATTGGGAGCCATAATCGGCTGATTACTCACAAGCACGATCGCCGAATCAGTAGCCTGAGGCTCAGCGGGTAAGAAACTGGCATATTCCGTGAGTAAAGGCTCTGGATCTGCGCCAATTTTTTCAGCTAATGTTCGGGTCAACTCTTCCAGCGATCGCCAATCAGGCACTGCTACCGCCATCGTTTCAATGCCCACTTCATCGAGCTTTTCGAGGATCTGGTCATGGAAGCCCACTGCGCCGATTACCAAGTCTGGTTGGAGGGCAACAATCTTTTCGAGATTGGGTGGCGTGCGTCCCTCGCTGACCTTAGGCAGATCACTAAACTTTGGATCTTGGGCAAGCAAACGACTGCCAGAAACGCCGACTAAAGAGTCTTCATCTAGGCGGTGGAGAATATCGGCTGAAAGGGAAGTTAAGGCTACAACTTTAGTTTTGGTAGCCGGGTTTTCAGCAGTAGCCGTTGTTTCAGCAGTTTCATTGGTCACAGGAATATTGGCATTGGGTGCTTGGGCGCAGCCGACGGTTAGGGCAAACAGTAGAAAACCAATGGTGAGTTTTGATTTTAGGGGCAACATAATTTTTCTAAATTTAGTTTTTGGTAGGGGTTTAGCATGCTAAACCCCTACAGAGAATGTGTTTCAGTCGTTATATTCAGCTAGCAAAATCAATAATTATTCGGCAGCTTTAGGGGTGGGTTCGAGCAAACTCACCAAATGTCCTTGGGGACTGCGCACTGCTGCAACTTTCCCGAAAGAGGGTTCCCGCACTCGCCCTTCGAGGTTGCCACCAAGAGCTTCTAGATCGGCGATCGCCTGATGCACATCATCAACCGTAAAACTCAAGATGGGCGAACTACCCGTTTCTGGAGCTTCATTCGCACCATGAAAGGCGATCGTTGCCCCATCTGCCTCGATTTCTGCCCAGCCCGGCGTTTCGACCTTGACGGGTAAACCGAGACCTTCTTTGTAAAATTTCACAGCTCCGGCAACATCCTTAACCATGAGCATAATGTGACGAAATTGAGTAGCCATTAAAAATATCTCCTAAGCAAATCAATGGGTGAAAAAGTAAATAATTTAAAATCGCGAAATCCTAAAACTGCCAGCTCAACCCTGCCCGTAAACTGATGCCGGGCTGCGCAAAACGACTAATGTCTTCCGGTTCTGGGGAATTCAATAGCGGTTGCACATCGGAATATTGGAAATACTCCGTATTAAACAAATTAAAAATACCGAGATTTAGCTTTAGGTCTTCCGTGATGTTGTAATAGCCTAATAAATCCACCACAGTATAGGCATCAGGACTATAGGAACCCACCGGGCGATCATCGCGCAGACGAGGTTTGCCCACAAAAGTAGTGACCAGCTCTGTCCCCCAACGATCATCTTTACCGCGATAGCGCAACCCAAGCACCGCCTTAATCGGATCGACACTTTCAAGGGGTTGATCTGCATCTAGATCATCCCCCACAGTCCAGCCCAAACTACCTAAAACACTGAACCCATGGTCTTCATCACTAAAGCGATATTCTCCCGCCAGCTCTAAGCCGTAGGTACGGGCATCATTGATATTTTGTGACTGGAATAAAAAGACTGGAGCACCACCGATAAATCTTGTGCCAGCGCTCGCAAAGGTTTCAATGAAATCATTGTATTTACTATAAAAACCCGTCAGACTAAAGTTTCCCCGCTCAAATGCACTGCGAATACCGAGCTCAAAGGTGTCGCTCGTTTCTGGCTTGAGATTAGGGTTTGAGAGGGTTTGATACCGGAAAAAGGGACTTGTTAAGTTGGTAAAACCCGCATTGATTTCACTATAGAGCGGCGATCTAAAACCTCGCGCATAACGACCGACAAGGGCAACATTGGGCGTTGCTTCCCACAGAAAACCGAGATTCGGTGAGAGAGACGAATCGTTAAAATCAGCGGCTTGTGCCTCAGGGCTATTGTTTTCAAATAGCTCGTCGGAGGTGACATCAAGGTTGTAACTGTCGTAGCGAATCCCCGGCAACAGTGTAAAAGTATCGGATAGTGCTAACTCGTTTTGAAGAAAAATTCCAAACCGTAGGGTCTCTGCGTCGGGAAAATCCTTAACGGGAAAATTATCGGCTCCCACTCGGTTGGAGCTGCTAGTTAGATTACCGGCGGCATCAAATATCTGTTCTACACCGTCTCGCACTCGTTCGTTCCGGGTATTTGAGATATCAAAGCCGTAGGTCAAAATATTCGCAGCGCTACCGATGTTAAAGCTACTTTGCAGTTGTACATCGGCTCCTAAAATTTCATCGGTAAAACGATTGTCTAAGTTTCGGGTGCGGCGATCGCCAGTCAGAGGACTGACGAAATCTTGAAAGCGAAACTCATCGGTACCGGAGTCTTGGTAATACACCTGAAGCTGGGCTGCATCAAGAAAACCCTCTGTCGTTTCGCTGTTATAGCGATAAGCAAGGCTATAGCGATTACGGGAAAATTGCGTTTCTGTGCGTTCGTCATTGCCCACAAAGCCCCGTGGTCCAATTAAGTTTGCGGCAATAATGGGCGCGACTTGGTAGTTAGTATCGCTATCAAAAATTTCGGTGGTAAAGGCTAGGGTTGAGGTTTCATTAATGTTGAAATTGATTTTGCCAAGGAAATTATTGGTATTGGTATAAAGATCATCGACAAAATCATTATCTCCCGGAACCCTTGCTTCAAAGGCATCGCGGCGGGTATAGCCCAATAAAAACTCAACGTTATCGGCTCGGAAAGCCGTAACTCCGGCATTGAGCCACCCTTTATCAACGCTGTCAATATTGGTGGTGAGACGTGTGACCCAGTCTTGATCGGGTTTATCGTTCAGCAGATCCCTTGGTTCAATTGTCCGAAAATTCACGACACCGCCGAGGGCATCACTACCAAATAAGGAAGAGGCGGGGCCACGACCGATTTCTACTTGTTGCAGACTTTCAATATCGACGTAGTTTCGACCGAGGGAGGGTGTCCCAAATTCAAATTGGGTCGGTAGGCGGATACCGTCGGTGAGCAGCAGCACACGGTTACCGCCGAGGCCTCGAATGCGGACATCTTGGAGGCCGTAGCGGCGATCGTTACCGATGGAAACATTCGGTTCATAGCGGGTCAAATCTCGTAAATCTTGGCTTAAGGTGCGGTCGATATCATCGCGATCAATAACGGTAACGGAGTTGGGTGTGAGGGAAACGGGACGGGGCGATCGCGTGCCGAGAATGGTGATCTCTTGGTCGGCAATGATCAAATCACTGGGATTTAGCACATAGGCTAAAAAGCTAGACCGGATGGACACTTCAGTGGTGGGGGGCGCATCGATACCCATGACGCGCACTTGGAGGCTATCGTTGGTAAGCTGGATAACGCTCACTTCGGCAATATCTGGGGTGGGATTAGCGGCGACGAAACTATCTGTGGTTTCTAAGGCAAGGGTGGCATTTTCGATCGTGGTAATGAAATCATTGCCGTCCCGCTGAAATTTGCTGGCATCGATATTCAGGGGTTCGCCGTCGCTGGTCTCTAGGACAATTTCATAGCCGCCGTCCCAAGGTTCAAAGCTAACGGCAGTAACGGTTTGTCGTTTTTCTGCTTGGGCAATCAGAGAGGTGGGAGAGGCGATCGCCCCATTAACCGTAGCAACAATGGGTACACCACAAAGGAGGCTCAAGGAGAGTCGAGAGTAAAAAGATTTCATGATTTTGTAAATGTGAATGTCGAATGAACTAGTCCTTTGCACCAGTCTTTCAAGCTCCTTTTAGGAGAGGTTCGGGGCGAGTTTTCGGCGGCTGATTGGCGCAACCGCAAGAATCCCTTCCGCCTTCGGCACCTTCCCCAAGGAAGGAGATTGATTTAGCGTTTAGTGACTTTTTGCAAGAACTCTGTTGAATGGAAAACGAAAATAAATCAGATTAGTTGGCGCTAATCCTAGGCGGGGGAGAGAATACAGACCTGCAAACCCACAGGGGTATTGATGGGCACTGCTTCTACACCGAAGCCGAGACGGAGATTTTCGGGCGTGACCACGGCGGCAGGTGCACCGAGGGCAAAAAGTTTTCCTTGCCGAATCATGGCGATGCGATCGCTATAACGGGTGGCAAGATTTAGCTCGTGGAGCACGGTAATGACAGTGAGGTTTTGGTCATGGTTTAACGTTTTGAGAAGTTCTAAAAGTTCTAGCTGATAGTGCACATCAAGGAATGTGGTCGGCTCGTCCAATACCAAAATCTTCGGATCTTGGGCGAGGGCTAAGGCGAGAAAAGCCCGTTGCCGTTCGCCGCCCGATAGCTCAGTGATGGGGCGATCGCCGTAGTCAGACAAATTGGTTTGTTCTAATGCCCAGCTAATTTGTGCTTGATCGGCTGAGTTTAGCTCCCATTGCCACCAATCTTGGTGGGGCGATCGCCCTAAACCGACCAACTGACGCACGGTTAATCCCGTAGGAACTGCTGACTGTTGGGGCAAAATGGCGAGCTCTTTGGCAACTTCGCGTGGCGATCGCCGGTGAATCGCTTTCCCATCAAGATGAATGACTCCTGATTGGGGTTGCAAAATACGGCACAACAAGCGCAATAATGTCGATTTGCCGGAACCATTTGCTCCCACTAAAGTGAGCCATTCCCCCTGCTGCACGGTGAGATTAATGTCCTGCACAATGGGCTTTTTGTTGTAGCCACCCGTGAGATTTCTCGCCGCGAGTATGGGACGTTGCTGGGGGTCGGACAAGGGGGCGATCGCCTCCGGTGAAGTTTTTGAAGTGCTCATAGACGACCTCCCAAACCCCGACGATAAAGCAAAAAGATAAACAAAGGCGAGCCGAGTAAAGCCGTCACCGCCCCGACAGGCAACTCCACCGTGCCAGACCGCGACAGCAAATCCGCCAACACCAACATCCAAGCCCCCGCCAGGGTCGATAGGGGCAACACCCAACGATAATCCGAGCCGACCAACAACCGAATGCCGTGGGGAACCACTAATCCGACGAAACCGATTAGCCCCGCAATACTGACCGCACTAGCCGCCAGCAAACTGGCCGTCATGCCGATAATGATGCGGGAGCGGGTCAGGGAAATCCCTAAACCGACTGCCATATCATCACCGAGATTGAGCAAATTTAAAGGGCGACCTAACAAGCAACCCACCAGCAGCGCAACTCCGACATAGGGGGCAACCATCTGAATATCGCTCCAGCCGCGACCATTTAAACTGCCGACAAGCCAATTTAAAGCAGCCTGAATGCGCCCATCATCCGCCATGAGTAATAAGGTGGTTTGAATCGCGCCAAACAGCGAACTCACCGCAACACCCGCTAAGACCAGACGATCTACGGCTAAGCTGCCGCCGACATAACCCAAGCAGTAGACCACCACCGCTGTCATTAGAGCGCCCAGCCATGCTCCCAGCGGGATCCAAGCGGCAAAAACATTGAGGGTAATAAAGGCGATCGCCACCAAACCCGCCCCAGCCGAAATGCCGAGAATAAACGGATCAGCGAGACCATTACGCAGAAGCCCCTGAAGCAAAGCCCCCGATAGACCCAGCGCCGCACCGACAACTAAGGCAACGACAATGCGCGGCAACCGTAAATCCCAAATAATCGTTTGGTATAGGGGATCCCCCTGATGTTGCAAAGCCTGCCAGAGCTGCCCAGTACTGAGTGGAACAGCCCCTTGGCATAAAGCCAATATGCTAGAGAAAAAGACCAAACCGAGCATCAAACACAACACCGTAACACTACGATTTTGCGAAAAACGCTGGGAAAAGCCCCGAAGACTAATCACCATAGGAATAAAAAATAGCTATAAAAAAAGAAATAAATGTCTCGATAATTTTTATGGCCATCGCTATGTCTGAAATCCAAGGGCGATCGCCTCGAAAAACAATTTAATTTGCACCGACCTCTGGCGAATCATCAAAAAAAATTGCGAGGGATTGTCAAGATTCAAAATCGCTACGTAACATAAAAACTATCGATGTGAATGTCGATATAGGAGGGCAAGTTGGCGCTTGTCCTTTTTCTTTGCCAATGTTCTTGACCAAGGAATGGCAGTATTGGCAGCAAAAAAAATGATAAAAACTAGAATTTTACGAACTGGTAGGATCGCCCCGGGCAAAATAGGTTTTTAACATGATTAATTCTCCGGTGATGTAGAAACAGGTGCTGGTGCAGCTGCTGGTGCTGGCGCTGGCGCAGGTGTAGGGGCAGCCACAGGGGCAGGTTTTGGCGCTGGCGCAGGCGTGGGGGCAGCCACAGGGGCGGGTTTTGGCGCTGGTGCAGGCGTGGGGGCAGCCACAGGTGACGGGGTTGGTGCTGTGACTTGAGGTGCTGGAGTTGGCATGGGCGCTGGCGCTGGTGCTGTTGCCGGTATGGGTTGTGTGGCTGGGGCTACGACATTCTGAGGGGGAGTTTCCGGTGGCTTGGCTGGCTGGGATGGTGGTGTCGATGACGGCGATCGCCCAGAAATCTCAGGCGTTGATGGGGGAGCAGCAGTCGTTGCCCCAGTCGTATTTATGCTCGGCGGCTCAGTAACAACGGGTTTTGCAACGGGGGCCGGCTTGGGCGCGACTGGCGGATTATTTTGCTGTTGTTGTCGGCGAATTTCATTTTGCCGCTGAAATTTTGAACCTTGCTCTTCATAGGTCACCTGCACATTGCGCCGCACACCATTATCCGGCACAGTATCTGGAGCAAAACGCCATTGGCTCAACGTTTTTAAGGTTTGTCGATCTACCGCTGGATCACCGCTAGACTGGCGCAGCCGCACTTCCACCGTGCCGTCAGGACGAATGTTCATATCCACTTTTGCAGCGGTTTCTGTGCCTTGGTAATCAGGTTTTGGACAGCTCAGGCAGGTCAATTCCGGAGCTTTTTTCGGATTCGGCTTCGCTGCTGGTGCAGTTGTTGTTGAAGTATTGCCGGGTTTGGTTTCCCCCTCGATACCACTGCCAATGCCATCGGTTGTGCCGCTCGGATCGCCGTCGGTTTGATCATTTCCGGAGGTTGCTTGACCGAAGCCCATACCGTCATCTTCACCGGCTTGACCCATTACACCAAAGGCCATTTGCCCTGATGTTTGTCCGGCTTCTAAATCTCCATTTTCATCGCCAGTTGTTGTGGCAGCGGCGGGATCAACTGCTTCGTCATTATCGAAGTCAGACGCTTTTGATTGCGGCGTTGGGGCATATTTAGGTGTGAGATTTTTTTCTGGTATCGCGGCGATCGCCGTGGTTTGGGGGATGACATCGGACGGGGAATTTTGGACAACCGCTTGGGATTCTGGCTCGAAACGATCTTCCTCTGGCGCAATTTCTTCCTCTGGTACATCGGTAATGACAAACTCCAACTCTTCTATTTCTGAAGTTTTTGGAGTCCTGTCAACGGTGAGTATATTGCGGAAAAACGAGACGGGCGAACTCATCACCCAACCATGCAACACAGTGGAGGCGATCGCACTATTAATCAGTAAAATTTTGAGCAGCTTAATATCCCGTTGTCGCTGCTGTTCGAGGAGATCGGATGTGTTCATGGCTGCTGAATAGATACTCAAAAATAGTTGACTTTAAACCGAAAAACGAGACATGACCTACTGGCGCTTAGTGGCGATCGCCAACCTTGCCCCTTCCACCTGACGCACTTGGTCGATGATGGCAATCACTTTGTCATGGGTCACCTGTCCATCAGCATTAAGCACCACAACCAAATTGGGATGCACTTCAGCAAGGGCAACAATTTCATCCTGAAACCCATCCATCGCCACTAATTCTTTGTTGAGATACACCTGACCCGCCGCATCCAGCGTGACCGTCGCCTTTACAGACTCCTGGGGTTGGGACGTTTGCGCCTTAGGAAGATTGACACTCAATGCCTCAAATCTGCCCAAAAATAGCGTTGACATAATAAAAAAAGTCAAAATCGCAAAAATAATATCGATCATCGGCACAATATTAATTTGGGGAGGCAAATCCGGCTCATTAATGGTGTAACGTCGCATAGTCTGCCCCCACTTGATCTGGCTCGACATCCCTTAATGTGCGGCGATGATAACGGCGATGGACTAGCTCCAACTCCGCTGTGTATTCCTGAAAGAGAGCAATCTGCCGCACATAAAACCCCCGACAAATATTCGCAAAAAATAAAGTAAATACAGCCACAACCAACCCAAAGGCCGTCGAAGTTAACGCCTCACTGATACCCGATGTCACCCCTGCACTTTCAGCACCGCCAATGCTGCCGAGATCAATGGAGCCAAAGGATTGAATCAAACCCAAGACGGTTCCCAATAGACCCAATAGCGGCGCTAGGGCAATAATCGTATCGAAAATATTACTAAATCTTTTAATGACGGGGATTTCTGCTTGAATTGCACCACTAATGGCTAATTCCAACTCATCGGGTTCCGCATCATCTAGGGCGATCGCCGCCAAAAAAATGCGCGCTAAGGGCAGATGAAGATAACGCTTGAGTCGCTGTTTTGCTAACCCCGGATCATGGCGATAATCCCTTAAAACATCCTTCGCGACCTTCGTTTGCCGTTTATTAACGCGATACCAAAAAATCATGCGCTCGATCACCAGGGCGATCGCCACTACCGAAAAAACCAATAGCGGCACAGCCACTATTCCCGCCGTTGCCACAAGTTCACCAAGCCTTTGCATAATACAGACCCCTAGGGCAGACACCCTATACGACTTTAATAATGAGAATCTTTCCTATTACTAGACAAGGAAGAATATACTCTTCTTGCTAATATAAGTCAATAAAGAAGCCCGTATTTTTACTTACTCTAGCGAAAAATTTTCCTAAAGCCTAGTGAGGCGGTCCTCCGGGGCAGGCGATCGCCACCAAACAAATCAATCAAAAGCTTTGACCTAGACCATTTTGGAGGATTATCCCAGACCAAAACAACAGTAAACCAGCAAAACAAAATCGCACCCGATTAATATTCCCCTTTTCCCTGATTTGCCCTAAATGCCAATAGTTTTAAATTAAAAAACTGCGAATACTTGTCAGATCACTGCCCCAAACTTGACCCAGAGTCCCAAAGACGCTCCGCTACCCCATTCCGTGCAGGGGACATTGATTGGACATGCACACCTTGTTCCCCTACCCATAGATCAGCGACCAGCCCTTACCCTAGCCCGCCTATGCCGAACACCCCAACCAGCCGGAGTTCAGGATATAGATATTTCCCATAAGCAATTAGACAGTTTCTCCTTTGGCAGGTGCTGAGGGTGAGTTATCACGAAACGGCGCAACCGATTGAAATCCCTGCGGATACCTTTTCTAGGGAAAAAATATAGTCAAAGCCCATAAATTTAGGACGACACAGTCAGAGATTTGTAAAATTCTCACGAAGTAAACGAAACCTATTGAAACATCCCTAATTAACGTGAGTTTTGCTTAAGCATGCTCGGAAGTACGACGCGGTGAATGGGAGAGCGAGAGATCGGGAGATGTTTCTATGCAAACAATCCTACTAGCTTTCAAAAAATGCAAATTTTCGTTGCTTCCCCGTGTCTCTCCCTCTCCATGTCTCCTTTTCTCTAAAGAATTTTGGCTACATTCTTATCCATAACTGACGTTAATTATTGAATCCCAAGACTTTTGTACTAATCTTGCTAGCCTTGGCTATGGAGCACTCTAAAATTTATGCGAAACGACTATC
Encoded here:
- a CDS encoding energy transducer TonB, which produces MNTSDLLEQQRQRDIKLLKILLINSAIASTVLHGWVMSSPVSFFRNILTVDRTPKTSEIEELEFVITDVPEEEIAPEEDRFEPESQAVVQNSPSDVIPQTTAIAAIPEKNLTPKYAPTPQSKASDFDNDEAVDPAAATTTGDENGDLEAGQTSGQMAFGVMGQAGEDDGMGFGQATSGNDQTDGDPSGTTDGIGSGIEGETKPGNTSTTTAPAAKPNPKKAPELTCLSCPKPDYQGTETAAKVDMNIRPDGTVEVRLRQSSGDPAVDRQTLKTLSQWRFAPDTVPDNGVRRNVQVTYEEQGSKFQRQNEIRRQQQQNNPPVAPKPAPVAKPVVTEPPSINTTGATTAAPPSTPEISGRSPSSTPPSQPAKPPETPPQNVVAPATQPIPATAPAPAPMPTPAPQVTAPTPSPVAAPTPAPAPKPAPVAAPTPAPAPKPAPVAAPTPAPAPAPAAAPAPVSTSPEN
- a CDS encoding ABC transporter ATP-binding protein, whose product is MSTSKTSPEAIAPLSDPQQRPILAARNLTGGYNKKPIVQDINLTVQQGEWLTLVGANGSGKSTLLRLLCRILQPQSGVIHLDGKAIHRRSPREVAKELAILPQQSAVPTGLTVRQLVGLGRSPHQDWWQWELNSADQAQISWALEQTNLSDYGDRPITELSGGERQRAFLALALAQDPKILVLDEPTTFLDVHYQLELLELLKTLNHDQNLTVITVLHELNLATRYSDRIAMIRQGKLFALGAPAAVVTPENLRLGFGVEAVPINTPVGLQVCILSPA
- a CDS encoding TonB-dependent hemoglobin/transferrin/lactoferrin family receptor, coding for MKSFYSRLSLSLLCGVPIVATVNGAIASPTSLIAQAEKRQTVTAVSFEPWDGGYEIVLETSDGEPLNIDASKFQRDGNDFITTIENATLALETTDSFVAANPTPDIAEVSVIQLTNDSLQVRVMGIDAPPTTEVSIRSSFLAYVLNPSDLIIADQEITILGTRSPRPVSLTPNSVTVIDRDDIDRTLSQDLRDLTRYEPNVSIGNDRRYGLQDVRIRGLGGNRVLLLTDGIRLPTQFEFGTPSLGRNYVDIESLQQVEIGRGPASSLFGSDALGGVVNFRTIEPRDLLNDKPDQDWVTRLTTNIDSVDKGWLNAGVTAFRADNVEFLLGYTRRDAFEARVPGDNDFVDDLYTNTNNFLGKINFNINETSTLAFTTEIFDSDTNYQVAPIIAANLIGPRGFVGNDERTETQFSRNRYSLAYRYNSETTEGFLDAAQLQVYYQDSGTDEFRFQDFVSPLTGDRRTRNLDNRFTDEILGADVQLQSSFNIGSAANILTYGFDISNTRNERVRDGVEQIFDAAGNLTSSSNRVGADNFPVKDFPDAETLRFGIFLQNELALSDTFTLLPGIRYDSYNLDVTSDELFENNSPEAQAADFNDSSLSPNLGFLWEATPNVALVGRYARGFRSPLYSEINAGFTNLTSPFFRYQTLSNPNLKPETSDTFELGIRSAFERGNFSLTGFYSKYNDFIETFASAGTRFIGGAPVFLFQSQNINDARTYGLELAGEYRFSDEDHGFSVLGSLGWTVGDDLDADQPLESVDPIKAVLGLRYRGKDDRWGTELVTTFVGKPRLRDDRPVGSYSPDAYTVVDLLGYYNITEDLKLNLGIFNLFNTEYFQYSDVQPLLNSPEPEDISRFAQPGISLRAGLSWQF
- a CDS encoding FecCD family ABC transporter permease, with protein sequence MVISLRGFSQRFSQNRSVTVLCLMLGLVFFSSILALCQGAVPLSTGQLWQALQHQGDPLYQTIIWDLRLPRIVVALVVGAALGLSGALLQGLLRNGLADPFILGISAGAGLVAIAFITLNVFAAWIPLGAWLGALMTAVVVYCLGYVGGSLAVDRLVLAGVAVSSLFGAIQTTLLLMADDGRIQAALNWLVGSLNGRGWSDIQMVAPYVGVALLVGCLLGRPLNLLNLGDDMAVGLGISLTRSRIIIGMTASLLAASAVSIAGLIGFVGLVVPHGIRLLVGSDYRWVLPLSTLAGAWMLVLADLLSRSGTVELPVGAVTALLGSPLFIFLLYRRGLGGRL